The genomic DNA GATGCCGCCGCCCCACGCGAACAGCGGGATGTCGAGCCGTGCGAACGCGCGCTGCTCGATCTGGACGCCCATCCGGTAGATGTCCGCGAGGTAGGGGAGGACGCCGCCGCTCCGGCGGGGCTGCTCGCGGAGCTGGACCACGTCGGCGTCCGGGAGCCCCTCGAACGACTCCACGACGCTGTCCTCGTCGAGGTAGGCGACGAACTCGCGGTCGTGCGTGAGGTTCCGGCGGGCCCACTCGATGGCACGCCCCTTCCGGACCGCCTCGCAGTCGAACCCGTCCGGGACGACGTGGACCGTCGCGCCCGTCACGTCGATGGGTGCCTCGGCGACGACGTGGACGTCGTCGAACCGGGCGGGGAGCGAGTCGACCGTGGCCTGGACCACGTCCTCGGCGTCGATGGTGAGGATGCGGACGTGGACCTCCTCGGGCCCGTACTCGGCCGCGGGCGGCTCGTAGCCCGCCCCGACGACGTACGTGAGGACGACCCAGACGAGCGCGGTCCCGCCGAAGAGGACCGTCGTGGCCCAGAGCGTCGCGTCGAGCAGCGTCCACCCGGGGGCCACGCGGGGGAGCGCCAGCGGCGTCAGTGCCGCGGCCGCCGCCAGCAGGAGCGCCCCGGCGACCGCGACCAGCGAGTAGCGTTCGGCGTTCATGACAGCCGTGACGAGTGGCCGGACACACTTCAACCGGAAACGCCGTTCGGGCAGTTCGAGCCCGTTCACGGCCGATGAACGGTCTGAACGGTGCTCTGGAGCGGTCCCTAATCTCCGCCGATGAGCGGGGTCTCGGCCCGGTAGTGGATGGCCATCGGCAGCCCCTCCGCGTCTGTCGGGGGATCTGGTGGGAGCGAGCGCAACTCGGCCGGGCCGGGGCGCGCGGTGTAGGCCAGCGCCAGCGCGTCCAGTACGTCGTGGACGGTGACGCGGGCGTCACCGGCCGCTTCGGCGGCCGACTGGACCGCGGGCGGGGCGTCACGGTCGAACTCGGCGAGTGCACGCATCCGCTCGGCGTAGCCGCCCGCGGTCGAGCGGGCGTGTGCGGGCGGTTCGCCGGCGAACGCGGTGAAGCAGACCTCCGGGTGGGACTCGGCCACCACGTCGCGGGCCTCGGGGACCTCCCGGAGGAGGTCGTCGAGTGCGGTCGCGGCGTCGGCCAGTTCGAACGCCCGTTCGGCCAGTTCGCGGCCGGTCACGCGCTCGTGGACCCGGGCCGCGGCCGGGTAGCGGCGCTTGCGTGCGGCCTCGCGGACGGGGGGGTCAACGACGACGTGACCCCGGTCGCCGAGCACAGCCCGGGCCAGTTCGTCGCACTCCCGGGGACTCCCGTCGGCGCCGACCGAGCCGATGGGGGCGCCCACGAGGATGCGTGCGGCCGTCTCCTCGTAGTGGGTCCAGCAGGCGCCGATGCCCTCGTGGGCCCCAGCCTCGGCGAACCCGTCGGGGCCGAAGGCGGCCGCGAACCAGCCCTCGCCGTCGCTGGGGACCGCCCCGACGTACAGTGACCCACCCGCTGACATACCCGATGGTCGGGGACCACCCGACGAAAACCCTCCGATGCCGTCGGTCACACGTCGGACGGCGGCCGCATCGGGGCCCTTCCCTCTCGTGGGCGTTCGACACGCGTCTGACGCGGATTGATAAGGAGTGCCACACAAGCCTGCGTTCGCAAATGTCGACCCGGAGGCGGCCCCCGGAGCCACTCGTCGGCGGCTACAGCGGTCCGCTCGGCCGACGACTCCTCCGGGTGCGACGCCGCTGCCGGCGCGCGCGCGAGTCCTGTCGTGCGGCCGTCCGCCACCGGATCGGCTCGACCCGGACCTTCCCGTTCGACCCCTCGGATATGCGACTCGCCTACGGTTACCGCCAGGTGCTGCTCACCGTGCTGGTGCTGTCCGCGCTGGGCTGGCTCGGGATGCGCCTGTTCGCGACGGAGCTGTTCCGTGCGCTCGTCTCCCGCGACCTTCTGCTCGTGTGCGGGTTCAACGCCGGCATCAGCGCCAGCGGCCTCGTCGTCGGCCTCGCCTGCCGGCGCTACTGGCGCTGGTCGCGCCGCGCGTCGGTCCGGTTCACCGCGCTCGTCGACGCGCTGGCCGAGACGCGCCGCCTCTGAACGGCGGCCGCGCCGGTCCCGTGCGGACACTCTCCCCGGCCGACGACCTCGTCACCCGTCCCGCCGCCCGTCTCAGAGCTCCTCCATCGCCGCCAGGCGCTCGACGAGCTGCTCGATGTGGGTCGCGTAGGTGCTCATGAAGCGGTCGGCGCCGTCCTGGTCGAACTGCGTGCGGAGGTAGCGGCCGAAGATGCGCACCCGACCGTCCAGCGACGCCACACCCAGGCCGACCGGCGTGCCCTCCCACGAGGGCGGCGTGAAGAACGGCCGTTCCTCGGTGTCCGTCCCCACGGAGGGGTACGTCGGGATGTTGCCGAGGTTGGTGAGGATGATGGTGTCGGTCAGGCGCATGCCCGGTCCCCGGAGCAGTTCGGGGAGTTCCTGTCGCA from Haloglomus litoreum includes the following:
- a CDS encoding glycosyltransferase; this encodes MNAERYSLVAVAGALLLAAAAALTPLALPRVAPGWTLLDATLWATTVLFGGTALVWVVLTYVVGAGYEPPAAEYGPEEVHVRILTIDAEDVVQATVDSLPARFDDVHVVAEAPIDVTGATVHVVPDGFDCEAVRKGRAIEWARRNLTHDREFVAYLDEDSVVESFEGLPDADVVQLREQPRRSGGVLPYLADIYRMGVQIEQRAFARLDIPLFAWGGGIAVRAELEDAVTWNRETIVEDTAFVWAAFREADPTFALSRATCRNEAPPSLYEILQQRRRWAAGNLQAASMLPARYEALTRVRNYAWALSPVVTLVAVPLAVLGVSVAYGGLFLLVSLGLAGATAFWFVRGGVYYGTSELKWLVVLPLTPLVTVVHSMGTVAGVLAPPEGFRVTEKVGPEQ
- a CDS encoding DUF429 domain-containing protein, with the protein product MSAGGSLYVGAVPSDGEGWFAAAFGPDGFAEAGAHEGIGACWTHYEETAARILVGAPIGSVGADGSPRECDELARAVLGDRGHVVVDPPVREAARKRRYPAAARVHERVTGRELAERAFELADAATALDDLLREVPEARDVVAESHPEVCFTAFAGEPPAHARSTAGGYAERMRALAEFDRDAPPAVQSAAEAAGDARVTVHDVLDALALAYTARPGPAELRSLPPDPPTDAEGLPMAIHYRAETPLIGGD